A window from Citrus sinensis cultivar Valencia sweet orange chromosome 3, DVS_A1.0, whole genome shotgun sequence encodes these proteins:
- the LOC127901082 gene encoding uncharacterized protein LOC127901082: MGKKSQRRSVRYEKDQLGCMWGFISIFDFRHGRFTQKMLSDRRRTGKLASGARVPINKLDMLTWIDNNEGTFDGEESRNAAANAGKPSVKKLMDEEMINEQDTQNKINNAEAEPKNSHLEQGSPRKKASKRMRKTRKKSCDSINDLDASESLSAEQPFHEKSEHQHTSSLDIDKVMEEFCHQIHQKSISYMNHEQPGELHRRLHQKNPDFEEKLREAIKLLISQKLIKGKQHSEDGPIHLSKELMDALQILGSDGEMFVKYLQDPNSLLVKCVQNFPDAQLDKDEDSTSLAGSTLSEQEMGNNRQSDELVNHKQRRFFRRKVKSQERRPPNGEKRPQDSNRIVILKPGPTGFQNSGAESTVGSSPESHYVLGNNGPNERIGSHFFLTEIKRKLKYAMGKEQHSSQKGDSYECQKLGDRDRGIKENVGINSPTKDHFFIEKIARPVGVKNVDKTGKLKDSELGSGHRSADLPKQRVSSIYIEAKKHLSEMLGTGDEILDSSSRYVPKTLGRILSLPEYNYSPVGSPGRNWEDGFVTAQMRFVNSDKYQKVNDNSSSLNQESPSCHLGQTTKSLETQPCISDDNSDYKIETPTFNSTIVVEQIHDNEVKETSCSGGDDRNSIGEMEIIKTNEIVVLEESNVLDASCQPTCASSIKDNDHNSDESEICNEQNCRRIKEELESSEDNQLPSSPLASPSNSSTTKKVDDQETAIDVLERPSPVSVLEPLYIEDDVSPASTRSLAGDIPMEPHRIQFEEHASSAVVPSIQMKSSVDKESVFEYVKTVVQASDLNWDEVCMKSLSTDQLLDPSLFEEIDFLPNQLCYEQKLLFDLVNEVLMEICGHYFGCSPWVSFVKPYIRPVPDKKNSLCEVWEGVLWHLIPLPLPHTLDQTVRKDMAKSGTWMDLRFDTDSTCIEMGDAILEELMEDIILSCVNESPEGGCPTVLAELKESEGSTNSEDGCPLLPADLKENNINI, encoded by the exons ATGGGGAAAAAATCACAGAGACGCTCTGTGCGATATGAGAAAGATCAGTTAGGCTGTATGTGGGGCTTCATAAGCATTTTCGACTTCCGTCATGGTCGATTTACTCAGAAAATGCTTTCAGATAGGAGGCGTACTGGCAAACTTGCATCTG GTGCTCGAGTTCCAATCAATAAGCTTGACATGTTGACTTGGATTGACAATAATGAAGGAACCTTT GATGGTGAAGAGAGTAGAAATGCGGCAGCTAATGCTGGTAAGCCAAGTGTGAAGAAACTCATGGACGAAGAGATGATCAATGAGCAAGACACCCAGAACAAGATAAACAATGCTGAAGCAGAACCAAAGAATTCTCATTTGGAACAGGGAAGCCCTAGAAAGAAGGCAAGCAAAAGAATGAGAAAAACTCGGAAGAAAAGCTGTGATAGCATCAATGATTTAGATGCCTCTGAAAGTTTAAGTGCCGAACAGCCCTTTCATGAGAAATCGGAGCATCAACATACAAGTAGCCTTGATATAGACAAGGTAATGGAAGAGTTCTGCCACCAGATCCATCAGAAAAGTATAAGTTATATGAATCATGAACAGCCAGGTGAACTTCACAGGCGATTACACCAGAAGAATCctgattttgaagaaaaattgagGGAAGCTATCAAGTTGTTAATAAGTCAGAAGCTCATTAAAGGTAAACAGCATTCAGAAGATGGGCCAATCCACCTCTCCAAAGAGCTTATGGATGCTCTTCAGATTTTGGGTTCGGATGGTGAAATGTTTGTGAAATATCTACAAGACCCAAATTCACTGTTGGTCAAATGCGTTCAAAACTTTCCAGATGCACAATTGGACAAAGACGAGGACTCCACTTCACTCGCAGGATCCACTTTGTCAGAGCAGGAGATGGGTAATAATAGACAATCTGATGAGCTTGTCAATCATAAACAGAGAAGGTTTTTCAGGAGAAAGGTCAAGTCTCAGGAAAGACGCCCACCAAATGGAGAAAAGAGACCTCAAGATTCAAATAGGATTGTTATTTTGAAGCCTGGACCAACAGGCTTCCAAAACTCTGGAGCTGAGAGCACTGTTGGCTCATCACCAGAATCTCATTATGTCCTCGGAAATAATGGGCCGAATGAGAGAATTGGTTCCCACTTCTTTCTcacagaaattaaaagaaagttGAAATATGCAATGGGAAAAGAGCAGCATAGTAGTCAAAAAGGGGATTCTTATGAGTGTCAAAAGCTGGGAGATAGAGACAGAGGCATTAAGGAGAATGTTGGAATAAACTCTCCAACTAAAGACCatttctttattgaaaaaattgcTAGACCTGTTGGTGTTAAAAATGTGGACAAGACTGGCAAGCTAAAGGACAGTGAATTAGGTTCAGGACACAGAAGTGCTGATTTACCTAAGCAAAGGGTATCTAGTATCTATATTGAGGCCAAAAAACATCTCTCTGAGATGCTAGGCACTGGGGATGAAATTCTTGATTCTTCTAGCAGATATGTTCCGAAAACCCTTGGAAGAATTCTCTCTCTTCCTGAATACAACTACTCTCCTGTTGGCAGCCCGGGAAGAAACTGGGAGGATGGCTTTGTAACTGCACAGATGAGATTTGTTAACTCAGACAAATATCAGAAGGTGAATGACAACTCATCATCTCTGAACCAAGAGAGCCCGAGCTGTCATCTAGGTCAAACAACAAAAAGTTTGGAGACTCAGCCATGCATTTCTGATGACAACTCTGACTATAAAATAGAAACCCCTACCTTCAATTCAACTATCGTGGTTGAGCAGATTCATGATAATGAAGTGAAAGAAACCTCTTGCTCTGGTGGAGATGACAGGAACTCTATAG GAGAGatggaaattataaaaacaaatgaaattgtAGTCCTGGAGGAGAGCAATGTCTTGGATGCTTCCTGCCAACCAACCTGTGCTTCCAGTATTAAAGACAATGACCATAACAGTGATGAGTCTGAAATATGTAATGAACAAAATTGCAGACGTATAAAAGAG GAGCTGGAGTCATCTGAAGATAACCAACTCCCTTCTTCTCCATTAGCATCTCCATCAAACTCTTCGACCACCAAGAAGGTTGACGATCAAGAGACAGCTATTGACGTATTAGAGCGCCCAAGTCCTGTTTCTGTTCTTGAGCCGCTATATATTGAGGATGATGTTAGCCCTGCAAGCACCAGATCCCTTGCTG GCGATATACCGATGGAACCACACCGAATTCAATTTGAAGAACATGCCTCTTCTGCTGTAGTTCCAAGCATCCAAATGAAAAGTTCCGTGGACAAAGAATCAGTTTTTGAGTATGTAAAGACTGTGGTACAAGCCTCTGACTTGAATTGGGATGAAGTTTGTATGAAATCACTTTCTACAGACCAGCTTCTAGACCCCTCATTGTTTGAAGAGATAGACTTCTTACCCAACCAGCTCTGTTATGAACAGAAACTCCTGTTTGATCTTGTTAATGAAGTTCTCATGGAGATTTGTGGGCACTATTTTGGTTGCTCACCTTGGGTATCATTTGTTAAACCCTACATCCGGCCTGTCCcggacaaaaaaaattcccttTGTGAGGTTTGGGAAGGAGTCCTATGGCATCTCATCCCACTGCCACTGCCTCATACACTAGACCAGACTGTCAGAAAAGACATGGCTAAATCTGGAACGTGGATGGACCTTCGATTTGATACTGATAGTACTTGTATTGAGATGGGGGATGCTATTCTTGAAGAATTGATGGAAGACATCATATTAAGCTGTGTAAATGAAAGTCCTGAAGGAGGATGTCCAACGGTTCTGGCTGAGTTGAAGGAAAGCGAAGGCAGCACCAACTCAGAAGATGGATGTCCACTGCTTCCAGCTGACTTGAAGGAAAACAACATCAACATCTAA
- the LOC127898618 gene encoding uncharacterized protein LOC127898618, which produces MSTEMQQKTGPPQIFKLDKALKLAEQWVDNMTKAAEDEPTEIEPEARPSRLGLGAKVSRQSKIGPSNDPVERKLQVSLNAGKRNAAKTAEESTPSIRDGHGDNDEDEAEDSESRTSTFAKRRPAPPTSSLQALKKQK; this is translated from the exons ATGAGCACCGAGATGCAACAGAAAACCGGGCCTCCCCAAATTTTCAAGTTGGATAAAGCATTGAAATTG GCTGAACAATGGGTTGATAATATGACCAAAGCTGCAGAGGATGAACCAACCGAAATAGAACCAGAGGCCAGGCCTTCTAG GCTTGGACTTGGTGCAAAAGTTTCACGCCAATCAAAAATTGGACCCTCAAATGATCCTGTTGAAAGAAAGTTGCAGGTCAGCTTGAATGctggaaaaagaaatgctgCCAAAACTGCTGAGGAGTCCACTCCCTCTATTAGAGATGGCCATGGTGacaatgatgaagatgaagctGAAGATTCGGAAAGCAGAACTAGTACATTTGCAAAGAGAAGACCAGCTCCACCAACTTCATCCTTACAAGCATTGAAGAAACAGAAATAA